In Paenibacillus sp. FSL R7-0345, a single window of DNA contains:
- a CDS encoding demethylmenaquinone methyltransferase, with protein MTIEKTSALGDTNLGDTNAKPKEQFVHSVFESIAGKYDLMNDILSFRRHKAWRKFTMRKMAMKRGDSAVDLCCGTCDWSIALAEASRTGSVVGLDFSAGMLEVGRGKVEAQGLQDRISLIQGNAMDLPFGDNSFDYATIGFGLRNVPDLVQVLNEMKRVVKPGGMVVCLELSKPMKQPFKGIYYFYFQKVLPLLGKLFAKRYEQYKWLPESLALFPDREQLAEIFRETGLTKVESFPLTGGIAALHIGFKENCNV; from the coding sequence ATGACTATAGAGAAAACTTCCGCTTTGGGAGATACGAATTTGGGAGATACGAACGCCAAACCGAAAGAGCAGTTTGTGCACTCTGTTTTCGAAAGCATCGCCGGCAAATATGATCTGATGAATGATATTCTGAGCTTCCGCCGGCACAAAGCCTGGCGTAAATTCACAATGCGCAAGATGGCGATGAAGCGCGGGGATTCGGCGGTCGATTTGTGCTGCGGTACCTGTGACTGGAGCATTGCACTGGCTGAAGCAAGCCGCACCGGCTCTGTAGTGGGTCTGGATTTCAGTGCCGGCATGCTGGAGGTCGGCCGGGGCAAGGTTGAGGCGCAGGGACTGCAGGACCGAATTTCGCTGATTCAGGGCAATGCGATGGATCTGCCGTTCGGCGATAATTCTTTTGACTATGCAACAATCGGCTTCGGGCTTCGCAATGTGCCTGATCTCGTTCAAGTGCTGAACGAAATGAAGCGTGTGGTGAAACCTGGAGGAATGGTTGTCTGTCTGGAGCTGTCCAAGCCGATGAAGCAGCCGTTCAAGGGTATTTATTATTTTTATTTCCAAAAGGTGCTTCCGCTCCTCGGCAAATTGTTTGCCAAGCGGTATGAGCAGTACAAATGGCTACCCGAATCACTGGCACTCTTCCCGGACAGAGAGCAGCTTGCAGAGATTTTCCGTGAAACCGGACTGACAAAAGTGGAATCCTTCCCCTTGACCGGAGGTATCGCAGCACTACATATTGGGTTCAAGGAGAACTGTAATGTTTAA
- a CDS encoding heptaprenyl diphosphate synthase component 1, with product MIPYRIPQLAKPYTDYDMIQRHTELPPFSDGRSHLLYIFLSYGSADQDRNKELYTLVTGLVQLALDTHESIEHLSHDPGGDVMRSRQLKVLAGDYFSSWFYRLLSKSGQIAMVGTLSSAIADFNVLKARLYSKMKESLLSSEQYLRHSVQLNMRLFLSFTPHIEESFAGLWEKLLAEFSHCETLCSELRRGNDPAAARDGYSYWRILENASEDEALLLQEQELDLKDWKKLKMKYKCDTLLTDKLHQSIQSIQGLLQGIKDEHLASGLSTALDRFLLQMKISGQAAVEG from the coding sequence ATGATACCGTACCGTATACCGCAATTAGCTAAACCCTACACCGACTACGACATGATTCAGCGGCATACGGAATTGCCGCCGTTTTCTGATGGCCGCAGTCATTTGTTATATATTTTTCTGAGTTACGGAAGTGCAGACCAAGACCGTAACAAGGAGCTCTATACGCTCGTTACAGGTCTGGTGCAGCTTGCTCTTGACACGCATGAGAGCATTGAGCATCTGAGTCATGATCCCGGAGGGGACGTCATGCGTTCCCGGCAGCTGAAGGTGCTGGCCGGCGATTATTTCAGCAGCTGGTTCTACCGCCTGCTGTCCAAGAGCGGACAGATCGCCATGGTGGGGACCCTGAGCTCAGCTATCGCCGATTTTAATGTGCTGAAAGCCCGGCTGTACAGCAAGATGAAGGAGTCGCTGCTCTCCTCAGAACAATATCTGCGGCATTCGGTACAGCTCAATATGCGGCTGTTCCTTTCTTTTACACCGCACATTGAAGAGAGCTTTGCAGGTCTGTGGGAGAAGCTGCTGGCCGAGTTCAGCCATTGTGAAACCTTATGCTCCGAGCTGCGGCGCGGCAATGACCCGGCGGCTGCACGGGACGGTTATAGTTACTGGAGGATACTGGAGAATGCTTCTGAAGATGAGGCGCTGCTGCTCCAGGAACAGGAGCTGGATCTGAAGGACTGGAAAAAGCTCAAAATGAAATATAAATGCGACACCCTGCTGACCGACAAGCTGCACCAGTCGATTCAGTCCATCCAAGGACTACTACAGGGTATTAAGGATGAGCATCTGGCCAGTGGGCTCAGCACTGCCCTGGACCGCTTCCTCCTGCAGATGAAAATTTCCGGACAAGCAGCCGTGGAGGGGTAA
- the mtrB gene encoding trp RNA-binding attenuation protein MtrB gives MTEKNTGAVPAPAGSEYIVIKAKENGVQVIGLTRGLDTRFHHTEKLDKGEVLIAQFTDHTSAMKIRGKAEIWSKHGQLESES, from the coding sequence ATGACTGAGAAGAACACCGGTGCGGTTCCGGCACCTGCAGGCAGCGAGTACATCGTAATCAAAGCCAAGGAGAACGGCGTACAGGTCATCGGTCTTACCCGGGGACTGGATACACGGTTTCACCACACGGAGAAGCTGGATAAAGGCGAGGTGCTCATCGCCCAGTTTACCGACCATACCTCAGCAATGAAAATCCGCGGCAAGGCAGAAATCTGGAGCAAACACGGACAACTGGAAAGTGAAAGCTGA
- a CDS encoding HU family DNA-binding protein produces MNKSDLINVVTEATELPKKDATKAVDAVFEAITNALQSGDKVQLVGFGNFEVRERSARKGRNPQTGEEIEIPSSKVPAFKPGKALKDGIK; encoded by the coding sequence ATGAATAAATCAGATTTGATCAACGTGGTTACAGAAGCAACTGAACTTCCCAAGAAGGATGCTACTAAAGCGGTAGATGCCGTTTTCGAAGCAATTACCAATGCCCTGCAGAGCGGTGACAAAGTACAGCTGGTTGGCTTCGGAAACTTTGAAGTGCGCGAACGTTCCGCACGTAAAGGCCGCAACCCGCAGACTGGTGAAGAAATCGAAATTCCTTCCAGCAAAGTGCCTGCTTTCAAACCAGGTAAAGCACTCAAAGACGGAATCAAATAG
- the spoIVA gene encoding stage IV sporulation protein A, translating to MEKVDIFKDIAERTGGDIYLGVVGAVRTGKSTFIKRFMETIVLPNITSEADRVRAVDELPQSAAGKTIMTTEPKFVPNNAVQIKVAEGLEVNVRLVDCVGYAVEGAKGYEDENGPRMISTPWFEEPIPFQEAAEIGTRKVIQEHSTLGVVVTTDGTIAEIPRHSYIDSEERVIAELKEVGKPFVLVINSTRPRSEETQQLRGELAAKYDIPVMTLSAANMSEDDVTGVLREVLYEFPVHEVNVNLPSWVMVLGENHWLRSAYENSVRDTVKDIRRLRDVDRLVSQFTEYDFIDRAGLSGMNMGQGVAEIDLYAPEELYDQVLMEVVGVEIRGKDHLLQLMQDFSHAKREYDRFSEALEMVKTTGYGIAAPSLAEMALDEPELIRQGSRFGVRLKATAPSIHMIRVDVESEFSPIIGTEKQSEELVRYLMQDFENDPIKIWESDIFGRSLHSIVREGIQGKIAMMPDNARYKLQETLGRIINEGSGGLIAIIL from the coding sequence TTGGAAAAAGTGGATATTTTCAAGGACATTGCCGAGCGTACCGGCGGAGACATTTATCTTGGCGTCGTCGGCGCGGTTCGCACGGGAAAATCGACATTTATTAAGCGCTTCATGGAGACAATTGTTCTGCCGAACATTACCAGCGAAGCAGACCGGGTAAGAGCTGTGGATGAACTGCCTCAGAGCGCAGCCGGCAAAACAATCATGACCACCGAGCCGAAATTTGTGCCGAACAACGCGGTGCAGATCAAGGTTGCGGAGGGCCTTGAAGTAAACGTAAGACTGGTCGACTGTGTAGGATACGCTGTTGAGGGCGCCAAGGGCTACGAGGATGAAAACGGCCCGCGCATGATTTCCACCCCCTGGTTTGAGGAACCGATTCCCTTCCAGGAAGCGGCAGAGATTGGCACCCGCAAAGTCATCCAGGAGCATTCCACACTGGGTGTAGTTGTGACTACGGATGGTACCATCGCCGAAATTCCGCGGCACTCGTACATTGACTCAGAAGAGCGTGTAATTGCAGAGCTGAAGGAGGTCGGCAAGCCGTTTGTGCTTGTGATTAACTCCACCCGTCCGCGCAGCGAGGAGACCCAGCAGCTCCGGGGTGAGCTGGCTGCCAAATATGATATTCCGGTAATGACACTCAGCGCTGCCAATATGTCGGAGGATGATGTGACCGGCGTGCTGCGCGAAGTGCTCTATGAGTTCCCGGTACATGAAGTCAACGTCAATCTGCCGAGCTGGGTGATGGTGCTGGGCGAGAACCACTGGCTGCGCAGCGCCTATGAGAACTCTGTCCGGGATACGGTAAAAGACATCCGCCGCCTGCGGGATGTAGACCGTCTGGTCTCCCAGTTTACCGAATACGACTTCATTGACCGTGCCGGCCTCAGCGGCATGAATATGGGCCAGGGCGTGGCGGAAATTGACCTTTACGCACCGGAAGAGCTGTATGATCAGGTGCTGATGGAAGTGGTCGGTGTGGAAATCCGCGGCAAGGATCATCTGCTGCAGCTGATGCAGGATTTCTCGCATGCCAAACGTGAATATGACCGCTTCTCGGAGGCGCTCGAGATGGTCAAAACAACCGGATACGGCATCGCCGCCCCGTCGCTGGCTGAAATGGCCCTCGATGAGCCGGAGCTGATCCGCCAGGGCTCGCGCTTCGGGGTCCGGCTGAAAGCGACAGCGCCATCCATTCATATGATCCGTGTCGATGTGGAATCGGAGTTCTCGCCGATTATCGGTACAGAGAAGCAGAGTGAAGAGCTGGTGCGCTATCTGATGCAGGACTTCGAGAACGATCCGATCAAAATCTGGGAGTCCGACATTTTCGGCCGCTCGCTGCATTCCATTGTCCGTGAAGGCATTCAGGGCAAAATCGCTATGATGCCGGACAATGCCCGCTATAAGCTGCAGGAGACGCTGGGCCGGATTATTAACGAGGGCTCTGGCGGACTGATCGCCATCATTTTATAA
- a CDS encoding 2Fe-2S iron-sulfur cluster-binding protein: MKSQKGITVTFQPDERRAVVKQGTTLLEAARKAGVVIPTRCDGKAACLMCKVTVSQDSKDAVRPPDEAESRKLGSLLEQGIRLACQTAVWKDLSVTVPEDPLKAAVRRRLEAARRGGMDELW, encoded by the coding sequence ATGAAATCGCAAAAAGGAATTACGGTTACGTTTCAGCCGGATGAACGCAGGGCTGTAGTCAAGCAAGGCACGACGCTGCTGGAGGCAGCACGCAAAGCCGGTGTTGTGATCCCTACACGCTGCGACGGCAAAGCAGCCTGTCTGATGTGTAAGGTTACAGTCAGCCAGGACAGTAAGGATGCAGTACGTCCGCCGGATGAGGCGGAGAGCCGCAAGCTGGGCAGCCTGCTGGAGCAGGGGATACGTCTGGCCTGCCAGACGGCCGTGTGGAAGGATCTGAGCGTTACTGTGCCTGAAGACCCGCTTAAGGCTGCTGTACGCCGCAGGCTCGAAGCAGCGCGGCGCGGCGGAATGGACGAGCTGTGGTAG
- a CDS encoding DUF2768 family protein — translation MDPMTKMWLSLIAILIMGVSVFLITFARSRTKGLLRALLSIIAFVIMLIGLLSGAASIM, via the coding sequence ATGGACCCGATGACTAAGATGTGGTTGTCGCTGATTGCGATACTGATTATGGGGGTATCCGTATTTCTGATCACATTTGCCCGCAGCAGGACGAAGGGCCTGCTCAGAGCGTTATTATCGATCATTGCTTTTGTCATCATGCTGATCGGTTTGCTCAGCGGAGCGGCTTCAATTATGTAA
- a CDS encoding stage VI sporulation protein F gives MNRDFSKDALNAINKKTGKNITPGAVKKLASTVKPGTTQNEAQLRQLIKQVSAMAKVPVTEATVQEIVNAVKKGGTNSGTMESLMKMLMKK, from the coding sequence GTGAACAGAGATTTTTCCAAGGATGCCCTGAATGCCATCAACAAAAAGACTGGCAAGAATATAACACCTGGCGCAGTCAAAAAACTGGCAAGTACAGTGAAGCCGGGAACGACGCAGAATGAAGCCCAGCTCCGCCAGTTGATCAAGCAGGTATCAGCAATGGCAAAAGTGCCGGTCACTGAAGCTACTGTGCAGGAAATTGTAAATGCGGTCAAAAAAGGCGGCACAAATTCCGGTACAATGGAGTCTTTAATGAAAATGCTGATGAAAAAATAG